AGCCTGAACCTGTCGAATACCGTGGCCGTGGTGGCGTATGAGGCCTGGCGTCAGAACGGCTACGACGGCGGTTCGTGACACGGCGTCCGGTGTTGGCATAAAGGCACGAAACACCGTATAAGTATCCCATCATCATGTGGATGGAGCTGCTATGTTCGACATGGACCTGCCATGGTGGGAATTCATCGCGCGTGGCGCCATCGTCTACTGTTTCCTGTTGCTGATGGTGCGCATCACGGGCAAGCGCACGATCGGCCAGTTCACACCGTTCGACCTGCTGATCGTGATGCTGCTGTCCGAGGCGGTGTCGAATTCCATGACGGGAGGCGATGAGTCGCTGCCGGGCGGCCTGATCATTGCCACCACGCTGATCGTGCTGAACGTGGCCATCGCGGTCGCCTCATCGCGCAGCCGGAAGATCGCCGACCTGGTCGACGGCCGCCCCGTGCTGCTGGGCCGCGACGGCACGATCTACGATGATGTCGTCAAGAAGTGCCGCATGTCGGCGGGCGATGTCGAGCAGGCGCTGCGCGAGGCCGATTGCCCGCTCCACAAGATGAAATGCGCGTTCCTCGAAGCGGATGGCAAGATCACGATCCTGCAGAACTGAATTCGCGCACCTTGGCCAGCAGTTTGCTGGTCGAGCGGTCGTGCTCGAAGTCGATCGCCACGGCCTTGCCGCCATAGGCCAGCACCGCCTGCCCTTCCGGAATCGCCGTCATGTCGTAGTCGCCGCCCTTGGCGTAGATTTCCGGGCGCGCTTCCAGCACCACTTCGAGCGCCGTGTCCTCGTCGAACGGCACCACCAGGGCCACCGACTCGAGCGCGGCCAGCACGGCCATCCGGTCGTCCAGCGTATTGAGGGGGCGGTCGTCGCCCTTGCCCAGGCGCTTGACGGAAGCATCGGTATTGGCGGCCACCACCAGCGCGGCGCCCAGCGCGCGCGCCTGCGCGAGGTAGGTGACGTGGCCGCGGTGCAGGATGTCGAACACGCCGTTGGTCACCACCACGGGCTTGGGCAGCGCGGCAACGCGGGCGCGCAGTTGTTCACGGGAGCAGATCTTGTCTTCGAACTGGGGCATGGGAAAATTCGCGCAAAGGGTGGACCCGCATTATAAAGTCAGGCGTGCCGCCGGCGCCGCCGCGGCCACGACTGGCGATACATGGCCAGCCCCTGAAAACCATTCCGTTACAATAGCGCCGTCCGGATCGCCCAGGTTGCATTGACTTTATGACACTTACCGAACTCAAATACATTGTCGCCGTCGCGCGCGCCAGGCACTTCGGCCACGCCGCCGAGGCGTGTTTCGTGGCCCAGCCCACGCTGTCGGTCGCGATCAAGAAACTCGAGGACGAGCTGGGCGTCGTGCTGTTCGAGCGCGGCGGCGCCGAGATTTCCGTCACGCCGCTGGGCGCGCAGATCGTGGCCCAGGCCGAGCGCGTGCTGGAGCAGACCGCCGCGATCAAGGAGCTGGCCAAGCAGAACAAGGATCCGCTGGCCGGGCAACTCCGCCTCGGCGTCATCTACACGATCGGCCCTTACCTGCTGCCCCCGCTGGTGAAGACGATGATCGAGAAAACCCCGCAGATGCCGCTGATCCTGCAGGAGAACTTCACCGTCAAGCTGCTGGAACTGCTGCGCCAGGGCGAGCTGGACGCGGCTATCATGGCGCTGCCGCTGCCCGAACACGGCATGGCGATGCAGACGCTGTACGACGAGCCGTTCGTGGTGGCGATGCCGAACCACCACCCGTGGACCAGGCGCAAGAGCATTCCCGCCGAAGACCTGAAAAGCGAAACGATGCTGCTGCTCGGCGCCGGCCACTGCTTCCGCGACCAGGTGCTGGAGGTGTGCCCGGAGATGGCGCGTTTTTCCTCGCCCGGCAACGGCATGCAGCGCACCTTCGAGGGCTCGTCGCTGGAAACCATCCGCCACATGGTGGCCTCCGGCATCGGCCTGACGGTGCTGCCGCGCGCCTCGGTACCGGACATGGATGCAAAGGACGGCATGCTGCAGTTCCGCCATTTCGACGAACCGCAGCCGTCGCGCCGCGTGGTGATCGTCTGGCGCAAGAGCTTCACGCGCAAGGCCGCGATCGACGCGCTGTGCGAAGCCATCGGCCAGATCCACCTGCCCGGCGTGATCGGCGTCGAAGCCACTGCCTGAGGAGCCCGCACCATGCACGCGCCCGCCCCCGCCGCCAGCAAGCTCCAGTTGTATTTCCGTCTCGTACGGCTGGACAAGCCGATCGGAACCGTGCTGCTGCTGTGGCCCACCCTGTCGGCCCTGTGGCTCGCCTCAGGCGGCGTGCCCGACTGGCGCCTGCTCGCGATCTTCACCCTCGGCACGTTCCTGATGCGCTCGGCCGGCTGCGCCGTCAACGACTATGCCGACCAGGACTTCGACCGCCACGTCAAGCGTACGGCGGACCGCCCGATCACCAGCGGCCGCGTCAGCGGCAAGGAGGCGCTGGCGCTGGCCGCCGGCCTGGCGCTGGTGGCCTTCCTGCTGATCCAGCCATTGAACACGCTGGTCAAGCAACTGTCCGTGGCGGCTTTGGTCATCGCGGGCACCTACCCGTACTTCAAGCGTTTCTTCGCGATCCCCCAGGCGTACCTCGGCATTGCCTTCGGTTTCGGCATTCCGATGGCCTTCGCCGCCGTACGGAACGACGTGCCGGCCTGGGCCTGGGTGCTGCTGCTCGGGAATGTGTTCTGGGCCGTGGCGTACGACACCGAGTACGCGATGGTCGACCGCGACGACGACCTGAAGATCGGCATCAAGACCTCGGCCATCACCTTCGGCCGCTTCGACGTGGCCATCGTGATGCTGTGCTATGGCGTGCACCTGGCCATCCTGCTGGCCGCCGGCGCGTATTTCGGCCTCGGCATCTGGTACGCGGCGGGCTTGGCGGTGGCTGCCGCCTGCGCCGTGTATCACTGGTTCCTGATCCGTGGCCGCGAACGTGCGCCTTGTTTTGCCGCATTCCGCCACAATAACTACCTGGGAGCGGCCGTATTTGCCGGCATCGCGCTCGATTACGCACTGCGCTGACGCTAAGTTGCAGCAATTCGTTGCAGCAATTCGTTGCAGCAATTCGTTGTAGCAATTTATTTGCGCAATTCGTTCGCGCATCATGTTGCTAATACAGCAACACCATCAGGCAATCGGTAATCGAACACAGCCGGCAGGCTGCCGCCGCCTATACTGGACTTTCCAGCCAACACAATATGAGGCGACCATGGATCAGACGACGAACAACACGAACACCAGCAAGACCGCCAACGACGTGATCGAGGCGCGCGACCGCCTGGTAGGCGACCTGAAGACCGCGATCAGCGATGCGGAGCAATGGCTGCGCGGCGCGGCCGGCGGCAATGGCGCGGACCTGGGCGAAGTAAAATCCAGACTGCAGGAAAAACTGCGCACCGCCAAGGAAGACCTGCTGAAAGTCGAAGACACCGTGCTGGCCAAGTCGAAGGCCGCGGCACAGTGCGCCGACACCTACGTGCACGATAATCCGTGGCGCGCCGTGGTCATCGGTGGCGTCGTCGGGCTGCTGGCCGGCGTGATCATCTCGCGCGACTGACCTCGTCAGCCTATGCAGGAAACGGCCCGCACCGCGGGCCGTTTTCATGTCAGCGGCGCTTGTTCCGCGTGAGGTCCGGCGTGCAAGCCGGCGTATGAAAGCACAGCGCCAGCAGCCAGCCGCCGAACGAGAACAGCTTCCAGCACGCGCCGAAGCTCAGGAAATACAGCATCGCCTGGCTGGCATTCATGGCGGCGGGGCCGGGCAAGCCGGCACTGTCGATCAGGTAGCCCGTCGCAAACGTGGCCAGCAGGCTGACCAGCGCCACGAACCACAGCTTCTTTTCCAACCCGTCCATCAATCGTCCCTGCCCAGCTGCTCGCCCAGTTCCCTGCCGCGCGCGGCGGCGGCCTTCACCGCGGTGACGATCGCGGCCTTCACGCCGCTCTCTTCCATGCTGGTCAGCGCCGCGTAGGTCGTGCCGCCCGTCGACGTGACGCGTTCGCGCAGCACGTTCACCGGTTCGTCGGAACGGGCCGCTAGCTCGGCGGCGCCGCTGAACGTGGCCCTGGCCAGCTCGATGCCCTGCTCCGCTGTCAACCCCAGTTCGACGGCGGCCTGCTGCATCGCCTCGATGAAATAGAACACGTAGGCCGGCCCGCTGCCGGACACGCCGGTCACCGCGTCGATCTTCGCTTCATCGTCGAGCCACACCGTGCCGCCGACCGCCCGCAATACCTGGTCGGCCGCCAGGCGCTGCGCTTCGGTCACGCCGCCCGACGCGACGAGGCCGGAGATGCCCATGCCGATCAGCGCCGGCGTGTTCGGCATGCAGCGCACGATCGCGCCGTAGCCGCCGAGCCAGCGCGACAGGTCGGCGCTGCGGATGCCCGCCGCGATCGACAGCACCAGCGGCGCATGCGCCGCGCCGGCCAGCAGGGGCACCAGCGGCGCCACGGCTTCGCGCATGCTTTGCGGCTTCACCGCCAGCACGATCACCTCCGCCCCGGTCACGGCGGCATCGATCGACGCGGCCGTCGTCACGCCATGCCGGGCATGCAGCGCTTCCAGCGCGGCCGGGCTCGGATCGACGACGTGGATGCCGGCGCCCGGCGTGACCTTGCCCGCCAGGCCCGCGATCAGCGCGGCGGCCATGTTGCCGCCGCCGATGAATGC
Above is a window of Pseudoduganella dura DNA encoding:
- a CDS encoding DUF421 domain-containing protein, whose product is MFDMDLPWWEFIARGAIVYCFLLLMVRITGKRTIGQFTPFDLLIVMLLSEAVSNSMTGGDESLPGGLIIATTLIVLNVAIAVASSRSRKIADLVDGRPVLLGRDGTIYDDVVKKCRMSAGDVEQALREADCPLHKMKCAFLEADGKITILQN
- a CDS encoding adenylyltransferase/cytidyltransferase family protein, which codes for MPQFEDKICSREQLRARVAALPKPVVVTNGVFDILHRGHVTYLAQARALGAALVVAANTDASVKRLGKGDDRPLNTLDDRMAVLAALESVALVVPFDEDTALEVVLEARPEIYAKGGDYDMTAIPEGQAVLAYGGKAVAIDFEHDRSTSKLLAKVREFSSAGS
- a CDS encoding hydrogen peroxide-inducible genes activator, with product MTLTELKYIVAVARARHFGHAAEACFVAQPTLSVAIKKLEDELGVVLFERGGAEISVTPLGAQIVAQAERVLEQTAAIKELAKQNKDPLAGQLRLGVIYTIGPYLLPPLVKTMIEKTPQMPLILQENFTVKLLELLRQGELDAAIMALPLPEHGMAMQTLYDEPFVVAMPNHHPWTRRKSIPAEDLKSETMLLLGAGHCFRDQVLEVCPEMARFSSPGNGMQRTFEGSSLETIRHMVASGIGLTVLPRASVPDMDAKDGMLQFRHFDEPQPSRRVVIVWRKSFTRKAAIDALCEAIGQIHLPGVIGVEATA
- the ubiA gene encoding 4-hydroxybenzoate octaprenyltransferase, whose amino-acid sequence is MHAPAPAASKLQLYFRLVRLDKPIGTVLLLWPTLSALWLASGGVPDWRLLAIFTLGTFLMRSAGCAVNDYADQDFDRHVKRTADRPITSGRVSGKEALALAAGLALVAFLLIQPLNTLVKQLSVAALVIAGTYPYFKRFFAIPQAYLGIAFGFGIPMAFAAVRNDVPAWAWVLLLGNVFWAVAYDTEYAMVDRDDDLKIGIKTSAITFGRFDVAIVMLCYGVHLAILLAAGAYFGLGIWYAAGLAVAAACAVYHWFLIRGRERAPCFAAFRHNNYLGAAVFAGIALDYALR
- a CDS encoding DUF883 family protein, with the translated sequence MDQTTNNTNTSKTANDVIEARDRLVGDLKTAISDAEQWLRGAAGGNGADLGEVKSRLQEKLRTAKEDLLKVEDTVLAKSKAAAQCADTYVHDNPWRAVVIGGVVGLLAGVIISRD
- the proC gene encoding pyrroline-5-carboxylate reductase encodes the protein MKIAFIGGGNMAAALIAGLAGKVTPGAGIHVVDPSPAALEALHARHGVTTAASIDAAVTGAEVIVLAVKPQSMREAVAPLVPLLAGAAHAPLVLSIAAGIRSADLSRWLGGYGAIVRCMPNTPALIGMGISGLVASGGVTEAQRLAADQVLRAVGGTVWLDDEAKIDAVTGVSGSGPAYVFYFIEAMQQAAVELGLTAEQGIELARATFSGAAELAARSDEPVNVLRERVTSTGGTTYAALTSMEESGVKAAIVTAVKAAAARGRELGEQLGRDD